A window of Neisseria canis contains these coding sequences:
- a CDS encoding glycosyltransferase family 4 protein — translation MQALQAQGYRCLLLCRPNSRIIEEASSRNLRTVALPFRNSAHLPTISGIRRIIRQYGPAACICHSGHDSNNLSLAVWFMRRRPKIIRSRTYYTHSKKKTLQSLLPMDIVMVPSRFMQKHIQAQYPSKPVETVYPGIDFNRLDQQKNDALPESLQNWLAQRTNHHVLIQIGMLRAEKGHTITLRVIAALLKERENISYIIAGKGEMQAQIEQKIIELGLQDHVWMGELKSVAPALCRSELLLMPSLKEPLGMAQIEALGLGVPVIVSNADGIPETVQHHKTGLIVDKPDPQAWYESIRYALDHYPLMHEYAAEGQKTVREMFSIEANTKQLIQLIST, via the coding sequence ATGCAGGCATTGCAAGCACAAGGCTACCGATGCCTCCTTTTGTGCCGCCCCAATTCCCGTATTATAGAGGAAGCATCATCCCGAAACCTGCGAACGGTTGCTTTACCTTTTAGAAACAGCGCCCACCTGCCTACTATCTCGGGTATACGGCGTATTATCCGCCAATACGGCCCAGCAGCTTGCATTTGCCACAGCGGGCACGACAGCAATAATTTAAGCTTGGCTGTTTGGTTCATGCGCCGACGCCCTAAAATTATCCGCTCACGCACTTATTACACCCATTCGAAAAAGAAAACCCTGCAATCCCTTCTGCCCATGGATATCGTTATGGTACCCAGTAGATTTATGCAGAAACATATACAAGCACAATACCCGAGCAAACCGGTAGAAACCGTCTATCCCGGTATTGATTTCAACCGCTTGGATCAACAAAAAAACGATGCCCTGCCCGAATCTCTGCAAAACTGGCTCGCACAACGCACCAATCATCATGTATTAATCCAAATCGGTATGCTTCGCGCCGAAAAAGGCCATACAATAACACTACGTGTTATTGCCGCCCTCCTGAAAGAACGGGAAAACATTTCTTACATTATTGCAGGTAAAGGGGAAATGCAGGCGCAAATTGAACAGAAAATCATCGAGTTAGGCTTACAAGATCATGTTTGGATGGGTGAACTGAAGTCGGTTGCACCTGCTCTGTGCCGCTCCGAGCTGCTGTTAATGCCTTCGCTCAAAGAGCCTTTAGGAATGGCACAAATCGAAGCCTTGGGCTTAGGTGTGCCGGTTATCGTCAGCAATGCAGACGGTATTCCTGAGACTGTTCAGCATCATAAAACAGGGCTGATTGTAGACAAGCCCGATCCTCAGGCCTGGTACGAAAGTATCCGCTATGCCCTGGATCATTACCCATTAATGCACGAATATGCAGCAGAGGGGCAAAAAACTGTGCGTGAAATGTTCAGCATAGAAGCAAACACAAAGCAGCTTATCCAGCTGATTAGCACTTAA
- the tyrS gene encoding tyrosine--tRNA ligase — protein MTSVIQDLQSRGLIAQTTDAEALDALLNEQKIALYCGFDPTADSLHIGHLLPVLALRRFQQAGHTPVALVGGATGMIGDPSFKAVERSLNTAETVAGWVEKIRNQLKPFLSFEGENAAIMANNHDWFGGMNCLDFLRDIGKHFSVNAMLNKESVKQRIERDDVGISFTEFAYALLQGYDFAELNKRHGTVLQIGGSDQWGNITGGIDLCRRLNKATVYGLTLPLVTKSDGTKFGKTEGGAVWLDAQKTSPYQFYQFWLKVADADVYKFLKYFTFLSVEEIDAIEAKDKTSGVKPEAQRILAEEMTRLIHGEEALEAAQRISASLFSGDESSLTESDYAQLALDGLPAFEVSGRLNVVEALITAGLAKSNKEAREFVKNKAVLLNGETAVFNNPEHAAEKPDDAYLITDEHKRFGKYTIIRRGKRNHALLVWQ, from the coding sequence ATGACCTCAGTTATCCAAGACCTCCAATCACGCGGTTTAATCGCGCAAACCACCGATGCCGAAGCCTTAGACGCTTTATTAAACGAACAAAAAATCGCTTTATATTGCGGTTTCGACCCCACCGCCGACAGCCTGCATATCGGCCATTTGCTGCCCGTGCTGGCTTTGCGCCGTTTCCAACAGGCCGGGCATACGCCGGTGGCTTTGGTGGGCGGTGCGACGGGCATGATCGGCGATCCGAGCTTTAAGGCGGTCGAGCGCAGTTTGAATACGGCGGAAACCGTGGCGGGCTGGGTGGAGAAAATCCGTAACCAGCTCAAGCCTTTTTTGAGTTTTGAGGGCGAAAATGCCGCGATTATGGCGAACAACCACGATTGGTTCGGCGGCATGAACTGCTTGGATTTTCTGCGCGACATCGGCAAGCATTTCTCTGTGAATGCGATGTTGAACAAAGAATCCGTAAAGCAGCGCATCGAGCGCGACGATGTGGGCATTTCGTTTACCGAATTTGCTTACGCGCTGCTGCAAGGCTATGACTTTGCCGAGTTGAACAAACGCCACGGAACCGTGCTTCAAATCGGCGGTTCCGACCAATGGGGCAACATCACCGGCGGTATCGACTTGTGCCGCCGCTTAAACAAAGCCACCGTTTACGGCCTGACTTTGCCGCTGGTAACGAAATCGGACGGCACGAAATTCGGTAAAACCGAAGGCGGTGCGGTGTGGTTGGATGCGCAAAAAACTTCGCCCTACCAGTTTTACCAATTCTGGCTGAAAGTAGCCGATGCCGATGTGTATAAATTCTTGAAATACTTCACGTTCTTATCGGTTGAAGAAATTGATGCCATCGAAGCGAAAGACAAAACCAGCGGCGTGAAGCCGGAGGCGCAGCGTATTCTGGCGGAAGAAATGACCCGCCTGATTCACGGCGAAGAGGCTTTGGAAGCGGCGCAACGCATTTCCGCCAGTCTGTTTTCCGGAGACGAAAGCAGCCTGACCGAAAGCGACTACGCACAGCTTGCTTTGGACGGCTTGCCCGCGTTTGAAGTATCAGGCCGTCTGAACGTGGTGGAAGCCTTGATTACTGCAGGTTTGGCTAAGTCAAACAAAGAAGCGCGCGAGTTTGTGAAGAACAAAGCGGTTTTGCTCAACGGTGAAACAGCCGTGTTCAACAACCCCGAACACGCCGCCGAAAAACCCGATGATGCTTACCTGATTACCGACGAACACAAACGCTTCGGCAAATACACGATTATCCGCCGCGGCAAGCGCAATCATGCGTTGCTGGTGTGGCAATAG
- a CDS encoding transferrin-binding protein-like solute binding protein, protein MESISIDGKTIPLTNSGNVGALFTKIQTTDNTTGQITQTTASGSQFSYIRFGSTLFVNGMTGEQKSYDFVLGDITPTSGSHAVPTSGTATYSGLSLISNIGGGAWSQGTSRFDVDFGRKTINGIVSTSPYTLNLSGNIDGASFNGDKDGISMKGNFYGPNAAELGGVFKGSAIEGDITNFTGSFGAKKQ, encoded by the coding sequence TTGGAAAGCATCAGTATTGACGGTAAAACGATTCCACTTACTAATTCGGGCAATGTCGGTGCACTATTTACTAAAATTCAAACTACTGACAACACAACAGGACAAATTACCCAAACGACTGCTAGCGGATCACAATTCAGCTACATACGTTTTGGTAGTACATTATTTGTAAACGGCATGACTGGCGAACAGAAGTCTTACGATTTTGTTTTGGGTGACATTACCCCGACCAGCGGTAGCCATGCCGTACCTACCAGTGGTACTGCTACATATTCAGGCCTTTCTTTAATAAGCAATATCGGTGGCGGCGCATGGAGTCAAGGTACTTCTAGATTCGATGTGGACTTCGGTCGAAAAACCATCAACGGTATCGTATCTACAAGTCCTTATACGCTTAATCTATCTGGCAACATTGATGGAGCATCGTTTAATGGCGACAAAGACGGTATTTCTATGAAAGGTAATTTCTATGGTCCTAATGCAGCCGAATTAGGTGGAGTATTTAAAGGTTCGGCTATTGAAGGCGATATTACCAACTTTACTGGTTCATTTGGTGCAAAAAAACAATAA